Proteins encoded by one window of Monoglobus pectinilyticus:
- a CDS encoding C-GCAxxG-C-C family protein: protein MSKREEAMKLFKAGYNCCQAVVGAFSDDIEIDFKTAMLISSSFGGGMGRMREVCGTVSGMLMVLGLRFGYSNPKAFAEKTEHYKRVQECAGKFKEKNGSIICRELLGLDLKRGEADSHIPSERSKEYYKKRPCVDLVGDAAEILEKFYIK, encoded by the coding sequence ATGAGTAAAAGAGAAGAAGCAATGAAACTGTTTAAAGCTGGATACAACTGCTGTCAGGCAGTGGTAGGAGCGTTTTCTGATGATATAGAAATAGACTTTAAAACTGCCATGCTAATCTCCTCGTCCTTTGGCGGTGGAATGGGGAGGATGCGGGAAGTTTGCGGCACTGTCTCAGGCATGCTTATGGTTTTAGGGCTAAGGTTTGGATATTCTAATCCAAAAGCATTTGCGGAGAAAACTGAACACTATAAACGCGTCCAGGAATGCGCCGGAAAGTTTAAAGAAAAAAATGGTTCTATTATATGCAGAGAATTATTAGGATTGGATCTAAAGAGAGGTGAGGCTGACAGCCATATTCCGTCAGAGCGCTCAAAAGAATATTATAAAAAACGCCCATGCGTTGACTTAGTAGGAGATGCGGCAGAAATACTCGAAAAATTTTACATTAAATAA
- a CDS encoding S-layer homology domain-containing protein translates to MKKLRKSMALLLAMAMVLATFGITVVSAAAFSDTSGHWAESVIDKWSNANVINGYEDGTFLPDANISRAELAKVISAAKQFTSLADINFSDVSGDEWFVSDLRKCVAQGIIGGYEDGTFRPDDAVTREEAATMFQRAYKINSIGLLNFSDNDSISEWAKTSVTALVGAGVINGYEDGTFMPSAPITRAEVVKILDGITAAAESPSQTSNPGGGTGTTGGIGNLGGGGSSGGGGSNNNQNSNSSNVTLNANGGKFSNGSGTKTVTVAKNSVLGSKAVMPSREGYIFDGWYTSKDAADSLIASKKWDVDSDAVTRNMVLYAGWYAEGKSIVSFEVNGGTPSVSSQEVETGGYAAEPTDVVTREHYTFVGWYADNTSKTPFDFKNTVITGNTRIYARWQVNAEYAASEITMPTKTVGQYQNGTILPVPPTVLPGEKETINIIPPDGFSVDRIPVITYVSSVSGKNVTIDAKNITDNGDSSYTFVFPEDVQKGSIEVAAHFEQILATPAPTSTPEPTLDPSKPTPAPTEQPLGDPTYYFSVSPFSDLDGSVMKANVETGGLTVSKDSTIADSNKKFAGSGYAYTKTLKSGTATLSFKVTGSCKILLDAVSASGSESRSYSVLDSSGVIGSITCEGGATPTLEVNHAGGADTITIKPDAGINFYGIFVVYGDVPTPPPAGTATPKPTPEPTLDPNIQYNINISSAIENGSIVVNNGTISSDEIKSVKWLADDNIPADAVAEDTNIFGNGKAVLNINGKDDSNGTITFWDAVQWYYVDVDGVQTKVIKGLDNPSIAFPFSEHDPGGNVFSFTPKEAGYLSLELFLNPNKPFNLYDDTEGSYFEKDYSPSKAEINTYVIPVEPNLSYYAWANGSKIGIKSVTYSNGILSAKAGTKITVTTKPNSGFKASDVTTDPDVKVTKVSDNTFTFSMPASDVTVGASFVDSTAKEYTATAPKPENGTVKLSKGAAELAAEKVTVINSTDNFLMSDGNGGKWVISADGDAEKVVDDNSDIGGNASSKMKLMDKAVQYVLADSIKTGEFELSYDFYDDNTNAAGRSFRTYLDNTAHPYDETTGQATEFNSDSAFFHMMDVGSKVFVTKSVDDVAGKAEAGIQVGSAALEASKWYRVVIKGELGATDPFTVSYYLHGTDGTYNPDNISATPVLTTSEAPVTDGRAPQLAQIKFMRTASGNLYYDNIKLTADNGKAETDGFTLKAYNGETVNIEAIPDSGYDVQSMEVVDSAGSNVDVKNSAFVMPASDVTVNVTFGKGAPATATPSPLPTSIPGPTNGPEPTVDPAGETSAWEYTVENCSSLGEVDANGKLKITSNSNYNGMTIYASPSKAIEIDVSNKTFDDGEKYSGRLKLGGAGTIDGENSSRAISFTPDKFGAVSIYFAHASSQGTPRVMVVEQNGIKARKSVDANTMSIFTVSVYPGSPVYIYGEGALNVYAVKYTKSTMENPPTMPPVPTSAPTNEPEPTNVPIEKPTTAPEPSADPVVPTAEPTAVPSEKPTEGPAAETEVLFESTFANETVGTVIDASGDSLGGMALDTMAEGSTIEIVNGEEAGTDVNVAKILKKSTPAKTDQIKLFWTPENGVEITKPVIMTAVVKNAGANVGTDMWGLYANSAGSSVNYTDKNGVSKTTTVIARIGGKGTVLKYTAFEEPTSYSGTWAYDEWLTMKVVIEPLENNSYKVTDYISQGIDTKDFKELTSRTITSEDGEFNGLLTNVGFLSGTQTSADSSFYVKSYKVEIEK, encoded by the coding sequence ATGAAAAAGTTGAGAAAGTCAATGGCATTACTTCTAGCTATGGCTATGGTGCTTGCTACTTTCGGAATTACTGTCGTTTCAGCGGCAGCTTTTTCTGATACAAGCGGTCATTGGGCAGAGTCAGTGATTGACAAGTGGAGTAATGCGAATGTAATTAATGGTTATGAGGATGGAACTTTCCTGCCTGACGCTAACATTTCAAGAGCGGAACTGGCAAAAGTTATATCTGCAGCAAAACAGTTCACATCACTTGCTGATATTAATTTCAGCGATGTTTCAGGTGATGAATGGTTTGTATCAGATTTGAGAAAATGCGTTGCTCAGGGAATTATCGGTGGATATGAAGACGGAACGTTCAGACCTGATGACGCTGTAACGCGTGAGGAAGCTGCTACAATGTTCCAGCGTGCTTATAAAATAAATTCTATAGGATTGTTAAACTTCTCTGATAACGATTCAATTTCAGAATGGGCAAAGACCTCAGTAACCGCATTGGTTGGAGCAGGTGTAATAAACGGATATGAAGACGGAACGTTTATGCCTTCCGCTCCTATTACGCGTGCAGAAGTTGTAAAGATATTAGACGGAATAACTGCAGCTGCTGAGAGTCCTTCACAGACATCTAATCCCGGCGGCGGTACAGGAACAACCGGCGGAATTGGCAACTTAGGCGGAGGCGGTTCTTCAGGCGGAGGCGGCAGCAATAATAATCAGAACAGCAATTCATCAAATGTAACGCTCAACGCCAACGGCGGTAAGTTTTCTAATGGCTCAGGCACAAAAACAGTTACTGTTGCCAAAAACAGTGTTCTAGGTTCAAAAGCAGTTATGCCTTCTCGTGAAGGATATATTTTTGACGGCTGGTATACATCAAAAGACGCAGCGGATTCTTTGATAGCGTCTAAGAAATGGGATGTAGATTCAGACGCCGTAACTAGAAATATGGTTCTCTATGCAGGGTGGTATGCAGAAGGAAAATCCATAGTTTCTTTTGAAGTAAACGGAGGAACTCCTTCAGTAAGCAGTCAGGAGGTTGAGACCGGGGGTTATGCGGCTGAGCCTACTGATGTTGTAACGCGTGAACATTATACGTTTGTTGGATGGTATGCCGACAATACTTCTAAAACTCCATTTGATTTTAAAAACACAGTTATAACCGGAAATACCCGTATATATGCAAGATGGCAGGTTAATGCTGAGTATGCGGCTTCAGAGATTACTATGCCGACAAAAACCGTAGGTCAGTATCAGAACGGCACAATTTTGCCTGTTCCCCCAACAGTTTTACCCGGTGAAAAAGAAACAATAAATATTATTCCTCCGGATGGTTTTTCTGTTGACAGAATTCCTGTGATTACTTATGTGTCAAGTGTATCAGGCAAAAATGTGACAATAGATGCAAAAAATATAACTGATAACGGAGACAGCTCATATACATTTGTATTTCCGGAAGACGTGCAAAAGGGTTCTATTGAGGTTGCTGCACATTTCGAGCAGATTTTAGCTACGCCGGCACCAACTTCAACACCTGAACCGACATTGGATCCGTCAAAGCCGACCCCAGCTCCTACTGAGCAGCCTTTGGGTGATCCTACATATTATTTCTCGGTTTCGCCGTTTAGTGATTTAGATGGATCAGTTATGAAAGCTAATGTTGAGACAGGTGGATTGACAGTATCGAAAGATTCTACAATTGCGGACAGTAATAAGAAGTTCGCCGGAAGCGGATATGCTTATACTAAGACTTTGAAGAGTGGAACAGCTACTTTATCATTTAAGGTTACAGGGTCTTGTAAGATATTACTGGATGCTGTGTCTGCCAGCGGCTCAGAAAGCAGATCGTATTCTGTACTTGATTCATCTGGCGTAATAGGTTCAATAACCTGTGAAGGAGGAGCTACACCGACGCTTGAAGTTAATCATGCCGGCGGTGCTGATACAATAACGATTAAACCTGACGCAGGTATAAACTTCTATGGAATTTTCGTTGTTTATGGCGATGTTCCCACACCTCCTCCGGCTGGAACTGCTACACCAAAGCCAACACCTGAACCGACACTTGATCCCAATATACAATACAATATTAATATTTCAAGCGCGATTGAAAATGGAAGTATAGTTGTAAATAATGGAACTATTTCAAGTGATGAAATTAAGTCGGTAAAATGGCTTGCAGATGACAATATACCTGCAGATGCAGTTGCAGAAGATACAAATATTTTTGGTAATGGAAAAGCTGTATTAAATATAAATGGCAAGGACGACAGTAACGGTACAATTACGTTTTGGGATGCGGTACAGTGGTACTATGTCGATGTTGACGGAGTTCAAACTAAAGTAATTAAAGGTTTGGATAATCCATCAATTGCCTTTCCGTTCTCGGAGCATGATCCGGGCGGAAACGTATTTAGTTTCACACCTAAAGAGGCAGGATATTTATCCTTAGAATTATTCTTGAATCCTAATAAACCTTTCAATTTATATGATGACACAGAAGGAAGTTATTTCGAAAAGGACTACTCTCCTTCTAAAGCTGAGATTAATACTTATGTTATACCTGTAGAGCCTAACTTAAGCTACTATGCTTGGGCAAACGGATCAAAGATTGGTATAAAGAGCGTAACATATTCCAATGGTATTCTGTCTGCGAAGGCAGGAACAAAAATTACGGTTACAACTAAACCGAACAGTGGGTTCAAAGCATCTGATGTTACTACCGATCCTGATGTTAAAGTAACAAAAGTGTCAGATAATACTTTCACTTTCTCTATGCCTGCATCCGATGTTACTGTTGGAGCATCGTTTGTTGACAGCACTGCTAAAGAATATACTGCCACTGCTCCAAAGCCTGAAAATGGAACGGTAAAATTATCTAAGGGTGCTGCAGAACTTGCAGCAGAAAAAGTCACAGTTATTAATTCAACCGATAATTTCCTGATGTCTGACGGAAACGGCGGTAAGTGGGTTATCTCTGCTGACGGTGATGCAGAAAAGGTTGTTGACGATAACTCTGATATTGGAGGAAATGCTTCTTCAAAGATGAAGTTAATGGATAAAGCGGTACAATATGTATTGGCGGACAGCATTAAGACCGGAGAATTTGAGCTCTCATATGATTTTTATGATGACAATACGAATGCAGCAGGTCGTTCTTTCAGAACTTATCTTGATAACACAGCTCATCCGTATGATGAAACAACAGGTCAGGCTACAGAGTTTAACAGTGACTCAGCATTCTTCCATATGATGGATGTTGGTTCAAAGGTCTTTGTAACAAAATCGGTGGATGATGTAGCCGGAAAGGCTGAGGCAGGAATTCAGGTTGGTTCTGCCGCTTTAGAAGCTTCAAAGTGGTATAGAGTTGTGATAAAGGGAGAACTTGGAGCAACAGATCCATTTACTGTTTCATATTATCTGCATGGAACAGACGGAACATATAATCCTGACAATATTTCGGCAACACCTGTTCTGACGACGTCAGAAGCACCGGTTACTGACGGCAGAGCTCCTCAGCTTGCACAAATTAAGTTTATGAGGACAGCAAGCGGAAACCTTTACTATGATAATATTAAACTTACAGCGGATAATGGAAAAGCTGAAACCGATGGATTTACTCTGAAAGCATATAACGGAGAAACTGTTAATATTGAAGCGATTCCTGACAGTGGTTATGATGTACAAAGTATGGAAGTTGTCGATTCAGCTGGTTCAAATGTTGATGTTAAAAATAGCGCATTTGTAATGCCGGCCAGTGACGTTACCGTAAACGTTACATTTGGTAAGGGTGCGCCGGCAACAGCAACACCTTCACCTTTGCCAACCAGTATACCGGGACCAACTAATGGACCTGAGCCAACTGTAGATCCTGCCGGGGAAACTAGTGCCTGGGAATATACAGTTGAGAATTGCAGTTCTTTGGGCGAAGTTGACGCCAATGGAAAATTAAAGATAACAAGTAATTCAAATTATAATGGTATGACTATTTACGCTAGTCCAAGCAAAGCTATTGAGATTGATGTCAGCAATAAGACTTTTGACGACGGCGAAAAATATTCAGGAAGATTAAAACTCGGCGGAGCCGGAACAATTGATGGAGAAAATTCAAGCAGGGCCATAAGTTTTACTCCGGATAAGTTTGGAGCAGTAAGTATATACTTTGCCCATGCGTCCAGTCAGGGCACCCCTCGCGTGATGGTTGTTGAGCAGAATGGAATAAAGGCCAGAAAGAGCGTAGACGCCAATACTATGTCGATATTTACCGTCAGCGTTTATCCGGGATCTCCGGTATATATTTATGGAGAAGGCGCATTGAATGTATATGCGGTTAAGTATACAAAATCTACAATGGAAAACCCGCCGACAATGCCGCCGGTACCAACCTCAGCGCCTACCAATGAACCTGAACCGACAAATGTGCCGATTGAAAAACCGACAACCGCTCCGGAGCCATCTGCAGATCCGGTTGTTCCAACTGCGGAGCCTACTGCTGTGCCAAGCGAAAAACCAACAGAAGGACCGGCAGCGGAGACAGAGGTTTTATTTGAAAGCACATTTGCTAACGAAACAGTTGGGACAGTAATTGATGCTTCAGGCGATAGTCTTGGCGGAATGGCATTAGACACTATGGCTGAAGGCAGTACAATTGAGATTGTTAACGGCGAGGAAGCAGGCACAGATGTAAATGTAGCTAAAATATTAAAGAAATCCACGCCTGCAAAGACAGATCAGATAAAGTTATTCTGGACACCTGAAAATGGTGTTGAAATAACAAAACCTGTTATTATGACAGCTGTTGTTAAAAATGCAGGAGCAAACGTTGGTACAGATATGTGGGGGCTGTATGCAAATTCAGCCGGTTCATCAGTAAACTATACTGACAAAAATGGCGTTTCAAAAACAACGACAGTTATAGCACGTATTGGCGGAAAGGGTACAGTTTTAAAATATACGGCGTTTGAAGAACCAACTTCATACAGCGGTACATGGGCTTATGACGAATGGCTTACAATGAAAGTTGTTATTGAGCCTCTTGAAAATAACAGTTATAAAGTAACTGATTATATAAGCCAAGGTATTGATACAAAAGATTTTAAGGAGCTCACAAGCAGAACAATAACTTCTGAAGACGGAGAGTTTAATGGATTGCTTACAAATGTAGGTTTCCTGTCAGGTACTCAAACTTCAGCCGATTCATCATTCTATGTTAAAAGTTATAAAGTAGAGATTGAAAAATAG
- a CDS encoding helix-turn-helix domain-containing protein, whose translation MVILTEEEKQEMCIELADHLPKIRELLKLSQKAFGERCGISTPRMSVIENKHFVMTWSQLTSIMFVIVCNQKTKEYFFTNSLLGPKFLQFIQQKEENSVPDVNIMVDEVYVNRYKKQFFDEYIKIMDNNN comes from the coding sequence ATGGTTATTTTAACTGAAGAAGAAAAACAAGAAATGTGTATTGAGCTTGCGGATCATTTGCCTAAAATCAGAGAATTGCTGAAGCTGTCACAAAAAGCATTCGGCGAAAGATGCGGTATTTCAACACCCAGGATGTCTGTGATAGAAAATAAACACTTTGTTATGACCTGGTCTCAATTAACATCAATTATGTTTGTTATAGTCTGCAACCAAAAGACAAAGGAATACTTTTTTACTAATAGTCTTCTTGGCCCAAAGTTTTTGCAGTTTATACAGCAAAAGGAAGAAAACAGTGTGCCTGATGTGAATATTATGGTAGACGAAGTTTATGTTAACAGGTATAAAAAACAATTCTTTGATGAATACATAAAAATAATGGATAATAATAACTAA
- a CDS encoding S-layer homology domain-containing protein, translating into MKNIKRVLCLVLTLLMVASTVSVFAAFSDVPTTVSYEKAVSALNQLGIIKGYDDGTFKPDNDVTRAEFTAMLMRTMGAGSIGSSSSADLPFSDVSDQNSDISWSIPNINTAYKNGIVNGYEDGTFRPNDKVAYEEAVKMVVCALGYGENISVDATPWYSNFMAQARSLGILKGAQNLGSAEKPASRACIAQMLYDSLEVSLVENGVVTTKTFLADYLGYIKNTGYISANDLTSLDDPDVNLRENQIQIRAKEPNSTVYEVHTYAVDNAAEFTNKLGYQIDFFYPKTSANDTIRTLFSYEIKENATLELNSSMIEKDESNNTTIKYYPTETSSLTNANLASDNIVIYNGKLYGSNADASRFSTDMFPNVGTITVLDSDKDGKYDVVTIWDYQVYYVSKKSTSDSSIVDNASRATDKTLTLDVDKDTNLEIVDKNGTKVSFSSISEGNVICYAVSNYAENGGEQYSRAVVVTDKATGNVSSTISGDEMSIGSNSYKFSDAAPWMENGNDGSLEEPKTGDNGTYALDILGNVFAYSKSNEVVNQYYGYVLAYDEGEATFSSIDDFQVRILTQNNSKTDFHIRKGTTVNGVSCSTAYDFLDALREGASYQKTGEVGHTDVQQVVKYTYTTYKGNQCIDTLYTVTPDTDVKDGQTVESDKLYNFANLERGEVSLKYANSKLSSGNIQLSVGSSIVFVVPPQDQRNDTDRFRKATNSYFSTNKTYDSVEAFDVSNTNSAKVVVVYGGSAATEVDDSSPIYVFNDKPSQQINANTSDTMYKVSGFKISKTSTNGTFDDWASLSSNSVVKNAQIGDIYRVGEDSDGFKTFKDEYRLYPADEGYIEVGSGRVSNWSSADFCVIYGSVYASDSSEGMVIIPKYIDQNDDVSGEDQYTISASSFSGAKILKYSENGGKTEIVDATSDKEAIMDGIAEYNEGLNPAKVLIYMSEGRVKLLAVTEGY; encoded by the coding sequence ATGAAAAACATTAAAAGAGTTTTGTGCTTGGTTTTGACGCTTTTGATGGTTGCGTCCACTGTATCTGTTTTTGCAGCTTTCAGTGATGTTCCGACAACAGTGTCATATGAAAAAGCCGTTTCAGCACTTAACCAATTGGGCATTATCAAAGGTTATGATGATGGAACATTTAAGCCTGATAATGATGTAACCCGTGCAGAATTTACTGCTATGCTGATGAGAACTATGGGAGCCGGTTCTATAGGTTCGTCCTCATCTGCAGATTTACCGTTTTCCGATGTTTCTGACCAGAATTCTGATATTTCATGGTCTATCCCGAACATCAATACCGCTTATAAAAATGGTATCGTTAACGGTTATGAGGACGGAACTTTCAGACCTAATGACAAGGTTGCTTATGAAGAAGCAGTAAAGATGGTTGTTTGCGCGCTTGGATACGGAGAAAATATTTCTGTTGACGCAACTCCGTGGTATTCAAACTTCATGGCTCAGGCAAGGTCTTTGGGTATCTTAAAAGGCGCTCAGAACTTAGGTTCTGCTGAGAAGCCGGCTTCACGTGCTTGTATAGCGCAGATGCTCTATGATTCACTTGAGGTATCTCTTGTTGAAAACGGCGTAGTAACAACAAAGACATTCCTCGCTGATTATCTAGGATACATTAAAAATACAGGGTATATTTCAGCAAACGATTTGACAAGTCTTGACGACCCGGATGTTAACCTCCGCGAGAATCAGATACAGATTCGTGCAAAAGAGCCGAACTCTACAGTTTATGAAGTTCATACATACGCTGTAGATAACGCAGCTGAATTTACAAATAAGCTCGGATATCAAATTGATTTCTTCTATCCTAAAACATCAGCTAATGATACAATCCGTACGCTGTTCAGTTATGAGATAAAAGAAAATGCAACTCTTGAACTCAATTCTTCAATGATTGAAAAAGACGAGTCTAATAATACAACAATTAAGTATTATCCAACTGAGACATCATCGCTTACAAACGCTAATTTGGCATCTGACAACATTGTTATATATAATGGAAAGCTTTATGGTTCCAATGCGGACGCAAGCAGATTCTCTACAGATATGTTCCCTAACGTAGGTACAATAACAGTACTGGATTCTGATAAGGACGGCAAGTATGACGTTGTTACTATTTGGGACTATCAGGTATATTATGTATCAAAGAAATCTACAAGTGATTCTTCGATAGTTGATAATGCATCAAGAGCGACTGATAAAACTTTGACTTTGGATGTTGATAAAGACACTAATCTTGAAATAGTAGATAAAAATGGAACAAAGGTTTCGTTCAGCTCTATTTCTGAAGGTAATGTAATCTGCTATGCAGTGAGCAACTATGCTGAGAATGGCGGCGAACAGTATTCAAGAGCTGTTGTGGTAACTGACAAGGCTACCGGAAACGTATCTTCAACAATTTCCGGGGATGAAATGTCTATTGGCAGCAATTCATATAAGTTCTCAGACGCGGCTCCTTGGATGGAGAATGGAAATGACGGTTCACTTGAGGAACCAAAGACTGGTGACAATGGAACATATGCCCTGGATATTTTAGGTAATGTGTTTGCGTATAGCAAGAGCAATGAGGTAGTTAACCAATATTATGGATATGTTTTGGCTTATGACGAGGGAGAAGCTACTTTCTCATCAATAGATGATTTTCAGGTTAGAATACTAACTCAAAATAATTCCAAAACAGATTTTCATATCAGAAAGGGAACCACTGTTAACGGTGTAAGCTGTTCTACAGCATATGACTTTTTGGACGCTTTGAGAGAAGGCGCGTCTTATCAGAAGACCGGAGAAGTTGGTCATACAGACGTGCAGCAGGTAGTTAAATATACTTATACTACTTATAAAGGAAACCAGTGTATAGATACTCTTTATACTGTAACCCCTGACACGGATGTAAAAGACGGACAAACTGTTGAGTCAGATAAGCTTTATAATTTTGCTAATCTTGAGCGAGGAGAAGTTTCATTAAAATATGCTAACAGTAAACTTAGCAGCGGAAATATTCAGCTTTCAGTCGGAAGCTCTATAGTTTTTGTAGTTCCGCCGCAGGATCAAAGAAATGATACGGATAGGTTTAGGAAAGCAACAAACAGCTATTTCAGCACAAATAAGACTTATGACAGCGTTGAGGCATTTGATGTTTCAAACACAAATTCCGCTAAGGTAGTTGTTGTATACGGCGGAAGCGCCGCTACGGAAGTTGACGACAGCTCGCCGATATATGTATTTAATGATAAGCCGAGCCAGCAGATAAATGCAAACACATCTGATACAATGTATAAAGTTTCAGGCTTTAAGATTTCTAAAACTTCAACTAACGGAACTTTTGACGATTGGGCTTCGCTCTCATCTAATAGTGTAGTTAAGAATGCACAGATTGGTGATATCTACAGAGTGGGCGAGGACAGTGACGGCTTCAAGACATTTAAGGATGAATATCGTCTGTATCCTGCTGACGAAGGTTATATCGAAGTAGGAAGCGGCAGAGTTTCAAATTGGAGCAGCGCTGATTTCTGTGTTATTTACGGAAGCGTATATGCTTCAGATTCCAGCGAAGGTATGGTTATCATTCCTAAGTATATAGACCAGAATGATGATGTAAGCGGCGAAGACCAGTATACTATTTCTGCTTCAAGCTTCTCAGGAGCTAAAATTCTTAAATATTCCGAGAATGGCGGAAAGACGGAAATAGTTGACGCAACTTCTGATAAAGAAGCAATTATGGATGGTATAGCTGAGTATAATGAAGGTCTTAACCCGGCTAAAGTATTGATTTATATGTCTGAAGGAAGAGTTAAACTTTTAGCTGTAACAGAAGGATATTAA
- a CDS encoding peptidase U32 family protein — MNRDKTIKKPELLAPAGNLDKLKIALTYGADAVYIGGEEFSLRVAADNFSADDILEGVKFAHERGKKVYLTANVIPHNSDINEYSEFLGSVKDSGIDAVILSDLGMFALTKEIAPDLDIHVSTQANNVNWKSAETWYNMGAKRVILAREMSLDEIREIRERTPKELELEAFVHGAMCISYSGRCLLSNYMAGRDSNRGECAHPCRWKYFLMEEQRPGEYMPVYENERGTFIYNSKDLCMLQYVDKLIESGLSSFKIEGRVKSEFYVATIVKAYRKSIDDYFNSDENYVFDTKLLDEVKKVSHRDYTTGFYFGKPGGSEQHYESSSYIRNYDMVGIVTGYDKETKMAEVIQKNRFFKGNTVEFLRPFGDFHAQVIEYMTDGEGNEIEVANHPQSVVYIKSEIELEPDTFIRMERK, encoded by the coding sequence ATGAATAGAGATAAAACAATTAAAAAACCGGAACTGTTGGCGCCGGCAGGGAACTTGGATAAGCTGAAAATAGCATTAACTTATGGTGCCGACGCTGTTTATATCGGAGGAGAAGAATTTTCGCTGAGAGTTGCCGCGGATAATTTCAGCGCAGATGATATTCTTGAGGGTGTGAAATTTGCTCATGAAAGAGGTAAAAAAGTATATTTGACCGCTAATGTGATACCGCATAATTCTGATATAAATGAATATTCAGAGTTTTTAGGAAGTGTTAAAGACAGCGGTATTGACGCGGTTATTTTATCCGATTTAGGAATGTTTGCGTTAACTAAAGAAATTGCCCCGGACTTGGATATACATGTGAGCACTCAGGCGAATAATGTAAATTGGAAAAGTGCTGAAACATGGTATAACATGGGCGCAAAGCGGGTTATTTTGGCCCGGGAGATGTCTTTGGACGAGATAAGGGAAATTCGGGAGCGTACACCAAAAGAGTTAGAACTGGAAGCTTTCGTGCATGGGGCTATGTGTATATCATATTCCGGCAGGTGCTTGCTGAGCAACTATATGGCCGGCAGAGACAGCAACCGCGGTGAATGCGCGCATCCTTGCAGGTGGAAGTATTTTCTAATGGAAGAGCAGAGACCTGGCGAATATATGCCGGTGTATGAAAATGAAAGAGGTACGTTTATATATAATTCTAAAGACCTTTGTATGCTCCAGTATGTGGATAAGCTGATAGAATCAGGTTTGAGCAGTTTTAAGATAGAGGGCAGGGTGAAATCTGAATTTTATGTTGCCACAATTGTAAAAGCGTATAGAAAGTCTATTGACGATTATTTTAATTCGGATGAAAATTATGTGTTTGACACTAAGCTATTAGATGAAGTGAAAAAAGTCAGTCATCGTGATTATACAACAGGCTTCTATTTTGGAAAGCCCGGCGGCAGCGAACAGCACTATGAGAGCAGCTCTTATATACGCAACTATGATATGGTAGGAATAGTAACCGGATATGACAAAGAGACAAAAATGGCTGAGGTTATTCAAAAGAATAGATTCTTTAAGGGGAATACAGTAGAATTTTTAAGGCCTTTCGGTGATTTTCACGCTCAGGTGATTGAGTATATGACCGACGGGGAGGGCAATGAGATAGAGGTTGCCAATCATCCTCAGAGCGTTGTATATATTAAAAGCGAGATTGAACTGGAGCCCGATACTTTTATAAGAATGGAAAGAAAATAG